A DNA window from Cinclus cinclus unplaced genomic scaffold, bCinCin1.1 SCAFFOLD_83, whole genome shotgun sequence contains the following coding sequences:
- the LOC134057556 gene encoding porphobilinogen deaminase-like isoform X5, with amino-acid sequence MAEPAAAAAGLGRAEPGGAGADPLLPQGENGVDGRAIRVGTRRSQLARIQTDSVVMMLRELYPDLCFEIVAMSTTGDKILDTALSKIGEKSLFTKELETALERNEVDLVVHSLKDLPTCLPPGFTIGAVCKRENPLDAVVFHPKNCGKTLSLLPEKSVIGTSSLRRAAQLKKKFPHLEFRDIRGNLNTRLKKLDEKEDFSAIILAAAGLKRMGWENRIGQEGGCSIPVAVNTLLKDGQLYLTGAVYSLDGSDSLKETMQTSVSYPHQNEDGPNDDVQHVGITAKNVPGQAQEAAENLGVELASLLLSKGAKHILSVARQLNDTR; translated from the exons ATGGCGGAGCCGGCGGCGGCTGCTGCGGGCCTGGGCCGAGCCGAGCCCGGCGGCGCGGGCGCCGACCCGTTGCTGCCGCAGGGAGAGAACGGGGTGGATGGCAGAGCGATTCGCGTGGGCACCCGCCGGAGCCAG CTGGCCCGGATTCAGACTGACAGTGTAGTTATGATGCTCCGTGAGCTATACCCTGACCTCTGCTTTGAGATTG TGGCCATGTCAACAACTGGGGACAAGATCTTGGATACAGCACTTTCCAAG ATTGGAGAGAAGAGCCTCTTCACCAAAGAGTTGGAAACTGCACTTGAAAGAAATGA AGTTGACCTTGTGGTTCACTCCCTGAAGGACCTGCCAACTTGTCTTCCTCCCGGCTTTACAATTGGTGCTGTCTGCAA AAGGGAAAACCCACTTGATGCTGTTGTCTTTCATCCTAAAAACTGCGGGAAAACACTGAGCCTCCTTCCTGAGAAGAG TGTGATTGGAACCAGTTCACTTcggagagcagctcagctcaaGAAGAAGTTCCCTCATTTGGAATTCAGGGATATT AGAGGAAACTTAAATACCCGTTTAAAGAAGCTAGATGAGAAGGAAGACTTCAGTGCCAtcatcctggctgctgctgggctgaagAGAATGGGCTGGGAAAATCGCATTGGGCAG GAGGGTGGATGTAGCATCCCTGTTGCTGTCAACACCCTGCTGAAGGATGGCCAG ttgtATTTGACAGGAGCGGTCTACAGCTTGGATGGATCTGATAGCCTGAAGGAGACCATGCAGACCAGTGTTAGTTATCCCCACCAG AATGAAGATGGACCGAATGATGATGTGCAACATGTTGGCATCACGGCCAAGAATGTACCTGGTCAGGCCCAGGAAGCTGCAGAGAACCTGGGTGTTGAACTAGCTAGTTTACTTCTGAGCAAGGGAGCAAAGCATATCCTTAGTGTGGCAAGGCAGCTCAATGATACCCGCTGA
- the LOC134057556 gene encoding porphobilinogen deaminase-like isoform X2 — MAEPAAAAAGLGRAEPGGAGADPLLPQGENGVDGRAIRVGTRRSQLARIQTDSVVMMLRELYPDLCFEIVAMSTTGDKILDTALSKIGEKSLFTKELETALERNEVDLVVHSLKDLPTCLPPGFTIGAVCKRENPLDAVVFHPKNCGKTLSLLPEKSVIGTSSLRRAAQLKKKFPHLEFRDIRGNLNTRLKKLDEKEDFSAIILAAAGLKRMGWENRIGQLLGPEDCLYAGALAVEVRAKDQEILNMVSALHDADTVLCCIAERAFMKRLEGGCSIPVAVNTLLKDGQLYLTGAVYSLDGSDSLKETMQTSVSYPHQNEDGPNDDVQHVGITAKNVPGQAQEAAENLGVELASLLLSKGAKHILSVARQLNDTR, encoded by the exons ATGGCGGAGCCGGCGGCGGCTGCTGCGGGCCTGGGCCGAGCCGAGCCCGGCGGCGCGGGCGCCGACCCGTTGCTGCCGCAGGGAGAGAACGGGGTGGATGGCAGAGCGATTCGCGTGGGCACCCGCCGGAGCCAG CTGGCCCGGATTCAGACTGACAGTGTAGTTATGATGCTCCGTGAGCTATACCCTGACCTCTGCTTTGAGATTG TGGCCATGTCAACAACTGGGGACAAGATCTTGGATACAGCACTTTCCAAG ATTGGAGAGAAGAGCCTCTTCACCAAAGAGTTGGAAACTGCACTTGAAAGAAATGA AGTTGACCTTGTGGTTCACTCCCTGAAGGACCTGCCAACTTGTCTTCCTCCCGGCTTTACAATTGGTGCTGTCTGCAA AAGGGAAAACCCACTTGATGCTGTTGTCTTTCATCCTAAAAACTGCGGGAAAACACTGAGCCTCCTTCCTGAGAAGAG TGTGATTGGAACCAGTTCACTTcggagagcagctcagctcaaGAAGAAGTTCCCTCATTTGGAATTCAGGGATATT AGAGGAAACTTAAATACCCGTTTAAAGAAGCTAGATGAGAAGGAAGACTTCAGTGCCAtcatcctggctgctgctgggctgaagAGAATGGGCTGGGAAAATCGCATTGGGCAG CTCCTAGGCCCTGAAGATTGTCTATATGCT GGTGCCTTAGCAGTGGAAGTTCGTGCCAAAGACCAAGAGATACTGAATATGGTATCTGCCCTGCATGATGCAGACACTGTGTTGTGCTGCATTGCTGAGAGAGCCTTTATGAAGCGTTTG GAGGGTGGATGTAGCATCCCTGTTGCTGTCAACACCCTGCTGAAGGATGGCCAG ttgtATTTGACAGGAGCGGTCTACAGCTTGGATGGATCTGATAGCCTGAAGGAGACCATGCAGACCAGTGTTAGTTATCCCCACCAG AATGAAGATGGACCGAATGATGATGTGCAACATGTTGGCATCACGGCCAAGAATGTACCTGGTCAGGCCCAGGAAGCTGCAGAGAACCTGGGTGTTGAACTAGCTAGTTTACTTCTGAGCAAGGGAGCAAAGCATATCCTTAGTGTGGCAAGGCAGCTCAATGATACCCGCTGA
- the LOC134057556 gene encoding porphobilinogen deaminase-like isoform X3, whose amino-acid sequence MAEPAAAAAGLGRAEPGGAGADPLLPQGENGVDGRAIRVGTRRSQLARIQTDSVVMMLRELYPDLCFEIVAMSTTGDKILDTALSKIGEKSLFTKELETALERNEVDLVVHSLKDLPTCLPPGFTIGAVCKRENPLDAVVFHPKNCGKTLSLLPEKSVIGTSSLRRAAQLKKKFPHLEFRDIRGNLNTRLKKLDEKEDFSAIILAAAGLKRMGWENRIGQGALAVEVRAKDQEILNMVSALHDADTVLCCIAERAFMKRLEGGCSIPVAVNTLLKDGQLYLTGAVYSLDGSDSLKETMQTSVSYPHQNEDGPNDDVQHVGITAKNVPGQAQEAAENLGVELASLLLSKGAKHILSVARQLNDTR is encoded by the exons ATGGCGGAGCCGGCGGCGGCTGCTGCGGGCCTGGGCCGAGCCGAGCCCGGCGGCGCGGGCGCCGACCCGTTGCTGCCGCAGGGAGAGAACGGGGTGGATGGCAGAGCGATTCGCGTGGGCACCCGCCGGAGCCAG CTGGCCCGGATTCAGACTGACAGTGTAGTTATGATGCTCCGTGAGCTATACCCTGACCTCTGCTTTGAGATTG TGGCCATGTCAACAACTGGGGACAAGATCTTGGATACAGCACTTTCCAAG ATTGGAGAGAAGAGCCTCTTCACCAAAGAGTTGGAAACTGCACTTGAAAGAAATGA AGTTGACCTTGTGGTTCACTCCCTGAAGGACCTGCCAACTTGTCTTCCTCCCGGCTTTACAATTGGTGCTGTCTGCAA AAGGGAAAACCCACTTGATGCTGTTGTCTTTCATCCTAAAAACTGCGGGAAAACACTGAGCCTCCTTCCTGAGAAGAG TGTGATTGGAACCAGTTCACTTcggagagcagctcagctcaaGAAGAAGTTCCCTCATTTGGAATTCAGGGATATT AGAGGAAACTTAAATACCCGTTTAAAGAAGCTAGATGAGAAGGAAGACTTCAGTGCCAtcatcctggctgctgctgggctgaagAGAATGGGCTGGGAAAATCGCATTGGGCAG GGTGCCTTAGCAGTGGAAGTTCGTGCCAAAGACCAAGAGATACTGAATATGGTATCTGCCCTGCATGATGCAGACACTGTGTTGTGCTGCATTGCTGAGAGAGCCTTTATGAAGCGTTTG GAGGGTGGATGTAGCATCCCTGTTGCTGTCAACACCCTGCTGAAGGATGGCCAG ttgtATTTGACAGGAGCGGTCTACAGCTTGGATGGATCTGATAGCCTGAAGGAGACCATGCAGACCAGTGTTAGTTATCCCCACCAG AATGAAGATGGACCGAATGATGATGTGCAACATGTTGGCATCACGGCCAAGAATGTACCTGGTCAGGCCCAGGAAGCTGCAGAGAACCTGGGTGTTGAACTAGCTAGTTTACTTCTGAGCAAGGGAGCAAAGCATATCCTTAGTGTGGCAAGGCAGCTCAATGATACCCGCTGA
- the LOC134057556 gene encoding porphobilinogen deaminase-like isoform X4: MAEPAAAAAGLGRAEPGGAGADPLLPQGENGVDGRAIRVGTRRSQLARIQTDSVVMMLRELYPDLCFEIVAMSTTGDKILDTALSKIGEKSLFTKELETALERNEVDLVVHSLKDLPTCLPPGFTIGAVCKRENPLDAVVFHPKNCGKTLSLLPEKSVIGTSSLRRAAQLKKKFPHLEFRDIRGNLNTRLKKLDEKEDFSAIILAAAGLKRMGWENRIGQLLGPEDCLYAVGQEGGCSIPVAVNTLLKDGQLYLTGAVYSLDGSDSLKETMQTSVSYPHQNEDGPNDDVQHVGITAKNVPGQAQEAAENLGVELASLLLSKGAKHILSVARQLNDTR; the protein is encoded by the exons ATGGCGGAGCCGGCGGCGGCTGCTGCGGGCCTGGGCCGAGCCGAGCCCGGCGGCGCGGGCGCCGACCCGTTGCTGCCGCAGGGAGAGAACGGGGTGGATGGCAGAGCGATTCGCGTGGGCACCCGCCGGAGCCAG CTGGCCCGGATTCAGACTGACAGTGTAGTTATGATGCTCCGTGAGCTATACCCTGACCTCTGCTTTGAGATTG TGGCCATGTCAACAACTGGGGACAAGATCTTGGATACAGCACTTTCCAAG ATTGGAGAGAAGAGCCTCTTCACCAAAGAGTTGGAAACTGCACTTGAAAGAAATGA AGTTGACCTTGTGGTTCACTCCCTGAAGGACCTGCCAACTTGTCTTCCTCCCGGCTTTACAATTGGTGCTGTCTGCAA AAGGGAAAACCCACTTGATGCTGTTGTCTTTCATCCTAAAAACTGCGGGAAAACACTGAGCCTCCTTCCTGAGAAGAG TGTGATTGGAACCAGTTCACTTcggagagcagctcagctcaaGAAGAAGTTCCCTCATTTGGAATTCAGGGATATT AGAGGAAACTTAAATACCCGTTTAAAGAAGCTAGATGAGAAGGAAGACTTCAGTGCCAtcatcctggctgctgctgggctgaagAGAATGGGCTGGGAAAATCGCATTGGGCAG CTCCTAGGCCCTGAAGATTGTCTATATGCTGTTGGACAG GAGGGTGGATGTAGCATCCCTGTTGCTGTCAACACCCTGCTGAAGGATGGCCAG ttgtATTTGACAGGAGCGGTCTACAGCTTGGATGGATCTGATAGCCTGAAGGAGACCATGCAGACCAGTGTTAGTTATCCCCACCAG AATGAAGATGGACCGAATGATGATGTGCAACATGTTGGCATCACGGCCAAGAATGTACCTGGTCAGGCCCAGGAAGCTGCAGAGAACCTGGGTGTTGAACTAGCTAGTTTACTTCTGAGCAAGGGAGCAAAGCATATCCTTAGTGTGGCAAGGCAGCTCAATGATACCCGCTGA
- the LOC134057556 gene encoding porphobilinogen deaminase-like isoform X1: MAEPAAAAAGLGRAEPGGAGADPLLPQGENGVDGRAIRVGTRRSQLARIQTDSVVMMLRELYPDLCFEIVAMSTTGDKILDTALSKIGEKSLFTKELETALERNEVDLVVHSLKDLPTCLPPGFTIGAVCKRENPLDAVVFHPKNCGKTLSLLPEKSVIGTSSLRRAAQLKKKFPHLEFRDIRGNLNTRLKKLDEKEDFSAIILAAAGLKRMGWENRIGQLLGPEDCLYAVGQGALAVEVRAKDQEILNMVSALHDADTVLCCIAERAFMKRLEGGCSIPVAVNTLLKDGQLYLTGAVYSLDGSDSLKETMQTSVSYPHQNEDGPNDDVQHVGITAKNVPGQAQEAAENLGVELASLLLSKGAKHILSVARQLNDTR; encoded by the exons ATGGCGGAGCCGGCGGCGGCTGCTGCGGGCCTGGGCCGAGCCGAGCCCGGCGGCGCGGGCGCCGACCCGTTGCTGCCGCAGGGAGAGAACGGGGTGGATGGCAGAGCGATTCGCGTGGGCACCCGCCGGAGCCAG CTGGCCCGGATTCAGACTGACAGTGTAGTTATGATGCTCCGTGAGCTATACCCTGACCTCTGCTTTGAGATTG TGGCCATGTCAACAACTGGGGACAAGATCTTGGATACAGCACTTTCCAAG ATTGGAGAGAAGAGCCTCTTCACCAAAGAGTTGGAAACTGCACTTGAAAGAAATGA AGTTGACCTTGTGGTTCACTCCCTGAAGGACCTGCCAACTTGTCTTCCTCCCGGCTTTACAATTGGTGCTGTCTGCAA AAGGGAAAACCCACTTGATGCTGTTGTCTTTCATCCTAAAAACTGCGGGAAAACACTGAGCCTCCTTCCTGAGAAGAG TGTGATTGGAACCAGTTCACTTcggagagcagctcagctcaaGAAGAAGTTCCCTCATTTGGAATTCAGGGATATT AGAGGAAACTTAAATACCCGTTTAAAGAAGCTAGATGAGAAGGAAGACTTCAGTGCCAtcatcctggctgctgctgggctgaagAGAATGGGCTGGGAAAATCGCATTGGGCAG CTCCTAGGCCCTGAAGATTGTCTATATGCTGTTGGACAG GGTGCCTTAGCAGTGGAAGTTCGTGCCAAAGACCAAGAGATACTGAATATGGTATCTGCCCTGCATGATGCAGACACTGTGTTGTGCTGCATTGCTGAGAGAGCCTTTATGAAGCGTTTG GAGGGTGGATGTAGCATCCCTGTTGCTGTCAACACCCTGCTGAAGGATGGCCAG ttgtATTTGACAGGAGCGGTCTACAGCTTGGATGGATCTGATAGCCTGAAGGAGACCATGCAGACCAGTGTTAGTTATCCCCACCAG AATGAAGATGGACCGAATGATGATGTGCAACATGTTGGCATCACGGCCAAGAATGTACCTGGTCAGGCCCAGGAAGCTGCAGAGAACCTGGGTGTTGAACTAGCTAGTTTACTTCTGAGCAAGGGAGCAAAGCATATCCTTAGTGTGGCAAGGCAGCTCAATGATACCCGCTGA